One Helianthus annuus cultivar XRQ/B chromosome 7, HanXRQr2.0-SUNRISE, whole genome shotgun sequence genomic region harbors:
- the LOC110881106 gene encoding uncharacterized protein LOC110881106: MLERELGFFHSSPVQTTSFSISINGNLHGYFRGKQGLRQGDPMSPYLFMLVMEVLSLLLQHAAVSSNGFKYHAQCAKQKIINVSFADDLFIFVHGDVWSIGKVKQALERFTSISGLVSSPAKSTVYFCNVPLNVRQDILRLMPFQEGSLPVRYLGVPLITTKLIFKDCNPLVDRMEKKIDSWLNKSLSFAGRLQLVNSGRAKAKVALSDICLPKAEGGLGIWSISDSRGSISWGWRKLLSIRDIVRPFIWKLVRSGLQTNVWSDNWCHLSPLSSFITPRRISNVGFSISSSIADLIDVNGQWKWPQAWYDIYPMLIELNVPQLIHNMEDRTIWKDLEGNNCHFQSLEVWNVIRHRESPVPWVNGVWFSQCILRHSFHLWLVIKNKLKTQDRLAVWEVGSATNLNLMCCPLCRNNRDSRDHLFFQCSFASNVWKEVKPMVSLEKVDDSWQSIMDWMTENASSKKTEHIVCKLVISAATYFIWLERNNCLFSNAHANVATVVGRIKNTVRLCLMGFEFRGDAKVEKMLKKWEIARNEEENDPG, encoded by the exons ATGCTAGagagagaattagggttttttcATAGCTCCCCAGTTCAAACGACGTCGTTTTCGATTAGCATTAACGGTAATCTGCATGGATATTTTAGAGGGAAACAGGGGTTGAGACAAGGTGATCCTATGTCACCATATCTTTTCATGTTGGTTATGGAAGTTTTATCGTTATTGCTTCAGCATGCGGCTGTGTCAAGTAATGGGTTCAAGTATCATGCTCAGTGTGCTAAGCAGAAGATAATTAATGTCTCCTTTGCTGATGATCTTTTTATTTTCGTGCATGGGGATGTTTGGTCCATCGGGAAGGTTAAGCAAGCTCTTGAGAGGTTCACCAGTATATCTGGTTTGGTGTCGAGTCCAGCTAAAAGTACGGTTTATTTTTGTAATGTTCCACTCAATGTTAGACAGGATATTCTCCGTTTGATGCCTTTTCAGGAGGGCTCTCTTCCGGTTAGATATTTGGGGGTGCCGTTAATTACCACTAAGCTCATTTTTAAGGATTGTAATCCCCTTGTTGATCGTATGGAAAAGAAGATTGATAGTTGGCTGAATAAATCTTTATCCTTTGCGGGTAGGTTACAACTTGTTAATTCC GGTAGGGCGAAAGCTAAAGTGGCTTTGTCAGATATTTGTTTGCCTAAGGCGGAAGGTGGGCTCGGTATTTGGAGCATATCGGAC TCCCGTGGGAGTATTAGCTGGGGATGGAGGAAACTCCTTTCCATTCGAGATATTGTTCGGCCGTTTATTTGGAAGTTGGTTAGGAGTGGGCTTCAAACTAATGTCTGGAGTGATAACTGGTGCCATCTTAGTCCGCTTAGCTCTTTCATAACTCCAAGACGTATTTCTAATGTGGGGTTTTCTATTTCATCATCTATTGCGGACCTGATTGATGTTAATGGGCAATGGAAGTGGCCGCAAGcatggtatgatatctatccaaTGCTGATTGAGTTGAATGTTCCTCAGTTGATTCACAACATGGAAGACCGTACAATCTGGAAAGATTTAGAGGGTAACAATTGTCATTTTCAGTCGTTGGAGGTCTGGAATGTGATTCGACATCGTGAGAGCCCGGTGCCTTGGGTTAATGGGGTTTGGTTCTCTCAATGTATCCTAAGACACTCGTTTCACTTATGGTTGGTTATCAAGAACAAGCTTAAGACGCAGGATAGGTTGGCTGTGTGGGAGGTGGGAAGTGCAACTAATCTGAATCTTATGTGTTGCCCCTTGTGCAGAAATAATCGTGATTCTAGAgaccatcttttctttcaatgTTCATTTGCTTCGAATGTATGGAAGGAGGTGAAGCCGATGGTATCTTTGGAAAAGGTTGATGATTCGTGGCAGTCTATAATGGATTGGATGACCGAAAATGCTTCGTCCAAGAAGACAGAGCATATTGTATGCAAGTTAGTCATTTCGGCGGCTACTTATTTTATATGGCTTGAGAGAAATAATTGCCTGTTTTCTAATGCTCATGCAAATGTGGCTACGGTGGTTGGGAGGATCAAAAACACAGTCAGGTTATGTCTAATGGGATTTGAGTTTAGAGGGGATGCTAAAGTTGAGAAGATGCTAAAGAAGTGGGAGATCGCTAGGAACGAAGAAGAGAACGACCCGGGTTAG